ATTAGGCCTGCGCGTTCAAGCTCAAAATAGGCACGCTTGACGGTGATGAGGCTGATGCGCAAGGTAACGGCGAGGTGACGCATGGACGGAAGTTCTGTACCTGGTGGCCAGTCGCCTACGGTAATGCGCTGCTTCATCTGCGCAATGATTTGGAGATACATCGGTCTCCCATCGGAGCGCGAGATAATGAATTCATTGTGTATATCCATATACTGAGTATATACAGTTTATCGATGTGTGTCAAGCGTCCGTCAACTAATGATTACGCTGGTCAGCACGCTACGCCATTGTGTGCTCTTCAAGCACATCATGACCCAATTCAGTGTGCTGTTTCCCCACAGCACGCTAAGTTAGAACATAGTCGCGACTTAGCGTGCCCACATCTCACTCGATTTCCCCTCATCGGCGGCGCGTCGTGCGTCACTGCTTGAGGCGCTCTGTGGCTTGGCCGCGCAGGAAACCAAACGGCTTAACCAGCGCCAGCAGTGCCGCCACCACCGCCTTTAAAAAGTGAGAACCAGTGCCCCGATGACCAGGGGATTGAAACTTTATTAATATGAGTATTACCCTGACGAGTTTTTACCGTTAGAACCAGCGCCCCGAACGGCAGGGGATTAACGTACACAAAAGCAACGGCCAAGATTGATTAAGCAACAAATCCATCTTGGCCGTTGTGCTATTCCAGTATCTTGCTCGATGGTGGAATGAAATGGGCGGCAGCGCTCATTTTTGGGCGTAGAGTTCTGATATGTCCTTTGTATCAGAACCCAAAAAGACGAGGCGAATCGTGCTACACAGCGAGACGGTTCATACGGAGAGCAGGCATTATGCAGCACCAATGCCTTCTAGCCGATGGTTGGCAAGGTGTACGGACTGCGGTACACTACCCCTAGGACATGCGATGCGTGATGCATGGAGGATTTTATGGCGACCTGGCAAACCTATTTACATGCTGATCCCACCATTTTAGCGGGCAAGCCCGTGGTTCGTGGTACCCGCCTGAGCGTCGATTTTCTGCTGGAACTCCTGGCCAATGGCTGGCGCGAAGAAACCATTTTGCAGGAATATCCCCAATTGACTCCGGAAGCACTGCAAGCGGTCTTTCAGTTTGTCGCCGAATGCATGCGCGATACCGCGTTTTATACAAGGATCGCTGCCTGATGCTGCTCTTGGCCAATGAAAATATTCCCTACAGCGCCACTGCGTGGTTGCGTGACGCTGGC
This genomic interval from Herpetosiphon gulosus contains the following:
- a CDS encoding DUF433 domain-containing protein produces the protein MATWQTYLHADPTILAGKPVVRGTRLSVDFLLELLANGWREETILQEYPQLTPEALQAVFQFVAECMRDTAFYTRIAA